The Oscillatoria acuminata PCC 6304 genomic interval TTGACTGGCACTAGCAGTAACCAGATTTAAAGAGAGTAACCCGACAGGCCGAGTCGTGACCACTTATCTTACCTCCGTTCTGAGACGACTGCTAGAGCGGAGGGGGCCCTATTTTAGCTTGAACGTTTGGCCCTAAGCTCATCCTGATGTTCTAAGGGGGTTGATAAGAGCGCCGCACGTTTGACAAAATGACCAGGTAGCTGACGTAACTTGATCGAATCATCCCATGAGCGAATTTATCACCCAAGGAACCTTTCGACCCCAAGTCCAAAAAAGCCTAGAACTAGCTTATAGCTTGGCCCTCAGCAAGCCGAATCTATCATTTTCCCAATGTATGGGCAACAGTTTCCGTCAAACCGTTGCGGGTCTATTCTCTCATACCAAAATGAACAAAGACGTCATGTTGTTAGGACATATTCAAGCCACAAGGGAACGAGCGGAAACGACAGACGGGGACTATGTGATTGCCGCACAAGACACCACCTATTACAACTACTCAGGACAGAAAAAAATGTCGGGGTTAGGGGTAATCCAAGGGAAAGTACGGGGGGTAATGCAACACAATGTCCTACTGGTTAATGAGTTGGGACTACCATTAGGACTATTAGGACAACAATACTGGACTCGAAAGGGGGGATTGAATTGGCCAAAAGGTGAAAAAGAAAGTAGTAAATGGCTCAAGGGGTTGGATGCCATCAATCAGCAAGCTAGTCAATCGAGCAAATGCTTTGTGTCAGTAGAAGATAGAGAGGGAGACGTTTTCAGTTTGTTCAAGGCCCCCCGAGAGCCGAATGTGGAGCTACTTGTCCGAGTCTATCAAGCTCGTAACTTAGAAGTCATTGGCAGCCAAGTCGTCTGTAAATTACCCGAGGTTTCATCTCATTTGAAAGATTATGGGACCAACCGAGTACGGATTTATCGTCACAATCGAGAAGTGGAGGTGACACTGCGCTTACGAGCCGGAGCCGTTAATGTTTATCCCGAGAAAGATTTGAGTCCGTCTAAGCATAAAACCCAAGGTTTATCTTTGGTTGTTGCCCAGGAAATCAGTTGTGTAGATCCCCAAACACAAGAAGACTTGTTCTGTCCTAAAGAAGCCACCACCTGGTATTTACTGACAAGTCTACCCATTGACACCCCAGAACAAGTAATCAGGGTGACTCGATTTTATGCTCTGCGGTGGCAAGTCGAACGCTTTCATTACACTCTTAAGTCCGGAGCTTTACAGGTGGAAAAACTACAATTTGATGACATTCACACCTTGGTGAATGCGTTGACTTTTTATTCGGTGGTGGGTTGGCAGCTCTTGGCGCTGACTCATGCGGTTAGGGAAAACTCTGAGCAAAGTGCCCAGGCAGTGTTTGATGAGTCTGAGGTGATGTTATTACAAAAAGTCTCGTCTAAAAAAATTGTCTCCATCGCGGATGCTGTATACGCTTTGACTAAACTGATTGGCTTTGCACCCTCGAAAAAACAGCCCTTTCCGGGGGTCAAAGTTCTGGCGACTGCCATCGACCGTTTTTTCTTTATGAAGCTGGGTTTTCTGGGGTCTTCCGGGTTGGAGGGGCCTTAGCAACAGCCCGACTGAACATGACACCAGTTTGACCGCATCTAAGGCTAAGTTTGAACAAACTGTCTGACCTCTGATGGCGCAGGCCCTCAATGTAGAGCATGATGCATAATGTCCGGTTTCCCAACGCTGAAGCCTTTACTGGGCGTTACACCACTCAGGCAGCTCACCCTGAACCCGGAAGACTTGTTCTCTGGCTAAAGCAAACCCCTACAAGATTAGCTTAGGGAAGGGGGCTGGGGGGTTAGGTCACTCTAAGCATCGCCCAAACCTGATCTAAAAAGTCTATTAAATAGACTGTCTAAGCAACAGGGAGGCCTTTTCAGCGGACAAAGGTTTAGAGAAAAAATAACCTTGTCCATCTTCAGACCCCAAGGATTTGAGTTCAGCGAGTTGTTCAGGAGTTTCAACCCCTTCTGCGGTGATATCCATTCCCAAACCATGAGCTAAAGTCACGATCGCCTGAATGATTTCCAAATTTTTACCTTCCGTGCCAATCCGTTGCACAAATGATTTATCAATCTTTAAGGTATCAATCGGAAACTGAGCTAAATGAGAGAGGGAAGAATAGCCCGTTCCAAAGTCATCTAAGGAGAGATGAATTTTTCGTTCTTTAAGTTGCCAGAGGGTTTGATTGGCGGTTTGGGTATCTTCAATCAGGACACTTTCGGTAATTTCCAACTTTAAGAAAGCCGGGTTCAGCCCTGTTTCTTGGAGGATGCGGTCAACGTGCTCGACTAAATCCGGTTGTAGAAATTGTTTGCCGGATAAATTGACGCTCATTTTTAAGCCCACACTTTGACGGAGAGAGGGAAATTGGGTTTGCCATTCCACAAGTTGTCGGCAGGCTTCCCGCAGGACTAAAATGCCTAAGGGGACAATTGAACCCGTTTCTTCGGCTAGGGGAATAAATTCGCTGGGGGAAATAAAGCCTTGTTGAGGGTGATACCAGCGCAGCAAGGCTTCAAATCCGACAATTTTCCCGTCGAATAAAGAGACGATCGGTTGATAAACGAGTCGGAAACAGGTTTGATTGAGGCTTTCGGCTTCATGGAGTTCTCGCCGCAAATCATTTTCTAACTGTAAGAGTTGCACGGCATTGTCATGCATCGCCTGATCAAAGATGCTCGTTCGAGCTTTGCCACTGCGTTTGGCGCGATACATGGCGATATCTGCGTTCCGGAGTAAATCGGCACTGACTTCATACTCGATGGAACTGAGGGCGATGCCGATGGTCACCGTAATAAAAACCGCGTGTCCTTCAAAGGTAAAAGGTGCTTTAAGCTGGTTGTGGATTTTTTCGGCGAGGTCACTGGCCTGTTCAATGCCTTGGACATCTTCTAATAGAATGACATAATGATCGCCCCCGAGACGGGCAATGGTATCTTGAGGGCGGAGGCAGCGTTCTAGGCGGAAGGCGATCGCAATTAATAGCATATCCCCCACAGCATGACCCAAGCTATCATTGACTCGTTTAAAGCGGTCAATATCGATAAATAAAACGCCTAATTGTTGCTCCCCTTGCAGAGTTTTGCGGACGCTGGCTTCCCGGAGTCGTTCCATTAAAAAGGCGCGGTTGGGCAGTCCGGTTAAGGGGTCATAATAGGCTTGATGAATGAGTTCTTCTTCCGTCCGCTTGCGATCGCTGATGTCCGTTTGAACGCCAATATAGTGGGTAATTGCCCCCCGTTCGTTTTCGACAGGAGACAGACTCAGTTCATTCCAAAATAAGGTTCCGTCTTTGCGATAATTGCGTAAAGTCACTTTGCAATCTTGTCCGTTGCGAATGGCATTTCGCAATTCTTGTAATGCCGGTTGATGGCGATCGCGTCCTTGCAGGAATCGGCAGTTCTGTCCCGTGGCCTCCGCAGAGGAATACCCAGTCATTTTTTCAAAACTGGGATTGACGTAAACCACAGCGTTATCTTGGCTATACTCAGAGATAACGATGCCATTGCTACTCGCGGCGATCGCTCTTTCAAAGAGTCGCAGGCGTTCTTCTTGTTCTTTGCGCTCAGTGACATCCCGGGAATTGATTACAAATCCCGCAATTCCCGGTTCCTCAAGCAGGTTGCTGCCAACCGACTCTAGGGTAACCCATTTCCCACTGGCATGAAGAAACCGAAACTCTCTCTCCACAACCCGGCCTGGTTGTTCCAAGGCTTGGGTAAAAAGTGTATAAGTTACCGCTTGATCTTCGGGGTGAATGTAGTGAAACCCATTGTCACCGATTAAATCCTGGGGTTTATAGCCTAGAATTTTTTCCACCGATGGACTTTGGTACCGAATCGTTCCATCCGCTTCTAAAATCGTAATAATATCCGATGAATTCTGGACCAAAGACCGAAAGCGTTTTTCACTTTTAGCCAGGGCTTCTACAGCATTTTTCTGTTCGGTAATATTAAAAGCACTCAGGCAAATCCCAATAATCTGATTGGTTTCATCAAAAATAGGTTGCCCGTTAATTTCAAACCAGTATTCGGTTCCCATATCTCCCAAGATTTTCTGCTGGAGTTGGACGGGCATCCCTTGAAGGCAATGATAAAAACTTTGATTGAAGAGTTTCAACCCATCGTTGGAGACATATTCGTAGGCAAAATCTCCGGGCTGAATTGTTTTGTTCCATAAGGTTTTCACAGTTTCTTGAGCGGTTTTATTAACATCTCGAATCCTATAATTGCGGTCAATTAAAACAATAGATTGAGCCGATGAATTAAAAATTGCCCTTAAATTGGCTTCGGATTCAATTAAAGCCGCTTGAGTTTGCTTGCGTTCCGTCACGTCGGTCAGGGTTTCAATCAACCGCACGACTTTGCCGGTACTGTCGCAGAGCACTTCTCCTTTACTGATAATCCAGCGCATAGAACCCGTTTGATTATGCAGGATCCGGTATTCACTTTCGTAGTTTGTTTTAGCCGCGATCGCCTGCACAATCGTACCTTGGACAAGAGGCCGGTCTTCCGCTTGGATCGTCTTAATATAACTGCCAATGGTGGGTTTATAGCTGCCCTTTTCGACTCCTAAAATGGCGTGAACTTCATCAGACCAGGTAATATTCCCTGTCCCCAAATCCCATTCCCAGACTCCCATTTTGGCCGCTTTAAAAGCAGCCAGCAATCTCTCTTCACTCTGCTGCAATGCCCGTTGAGTCCGTTGGCGGTCCAGTTCTGCGGCAGCCTGTCCCGCAAATATACTCAAGACCAATTGTGCTCGGTGAACGTCGATTAAGGGGCGATCGTCGAATCCACAGATTAACCCGATGGGTTTGCCATTCATATCCACCAATCGGACTCCCAAGTAGCTGCGAGCTTCTAGCTGACCCAGGGGGTTACCCGCAGACAGGTGCGACTTAAAATTATCGGCAATCCAGTCCGTTCCACATTGCAGAACTTTTGCCCAAGGGGTCTCGGCACTCGGATATTCCAGTTCGCACAATTGCTCGTTCCACCCGACCCCAGTCTGTTCGCCCCCCTCCCAGAATGCCCGCACTTTCACCACAGAAGCTTTGGTGTCAACCACCTCCCCAATAAAGACATAGCGCATCCCCAACAATGAACCCAGATAGCAAGCTAAGGCTGGAAAAAACTGCTCTCCCGTCACTGGCGCTTTTCTGTTGTCGAGGGATTGCAAAATGTTTTCGACTTCCTTAAATTCGCTAATGTCTTTGAAGGTTTTAAAGTACAGAAGCTCTTTTCCCACAGTCAATGCCTCAATGGACACACTCACCCATAAGGGTGTGCCATCAGCTTTCTTCGCGACCAGTTCATAGTTCTTGATGACCCCTTGAAGCTGAAAGGTATCGAGCAGTTTTTTTCTTTCCCTTGAGTTATAAT includes:
- a CDS encoding IS4 family transposase — translated: MSEFITQGTFRPQVQKSLELAYSLALSKPNLSFSQCMGNSFRQTVAGLFSHTKMNKDVMLLGHIQATRERAETTDGDYVIAAQDTTYYNYSGQKKMSGLGVIQGKVRGVMQHNVLLVNELGLPLGLLGQQYWTRKGGLNWPKGEKESSKWLKGLDAINQQASQSSKCFVSVEDREGDVFSLFKAPREPNVELLVRVYQARNLEVIGSQVVCKLPEVSSHLKDYGTNRVRIYRHNREVEVTLRLRAGAVNVYPEKDLSPSKHKTQGLSLVVAQEISCVDPQTQEDLFCPKEATTWYLLTSLPIDTPEQVIRVTRFYALRWQVERFHYTLKSGALQVEKLQFDDIHTLVNALTFYSVVGWQLLALTHAVRENSEQSAQAVFDESEVMLLQKVSSKKIVSIADAVYALTKLIGFAPSKKQPFPGVKVLATAIDRFFFMKLGFLGSSGLEGP
- a CDS encoding PAS domain S-box protein, with protein sequence MGLVEQNEQIEWRNDEHQQKQKLERQRVKEEETLSYINPDGSAASDLPVSLEICGTNCLFEAIAERISVPIALTNSTDGKIVYVNDCFRELFGFRGTEPINRNQDCFYYNSRERKKLLDTFQLQGVIKNYELVAKKADGTPLWVSVSIEALTVGKELLYFKTFKDISEFKEVENILQSLDNRKAPVTGEQFFPALACYLGSLLGMRYVFIGEVVDTKASVVKVRAFWEGGEQTGVGWNEQLCELEYPSAETPWAKVLQCGTDWIADNFKSHLSAGNPLGQLEARSYLGVRLVDMNGKPIGLICGFDDRPLIDVHRAQLVLSIFAGQAAAELDRQRTQRALQQSEERLLAAFKAAKMGVWEWDLGTGNITWSDEVHAILGVEKGSYKPTIGSYIKTIQAEDRPLVQGTIVQAIAAKTNYESEYRILHNQTGSMRWIISKGEVLCDSTGKVVRLIETLTDVTERKQTQAALIESEANLRAIFNSSAQSIVLIDRNYRIRDVNKTAQETVKTLWNKTIQPGDFAYEYVSNDGLKLFNQSFYHCLQGMPVQLQQKILGDMGTEYWFEINGQPIFDETNQIIGICLSAFNITEQKNAVEALAKSEKRFRSLVQNSSDIITILEADGTIRYQSPSVEKILGYKPQDLIGDNGFHYIHPEDQAVTYTLFTQALEQPGRVVEREFRFLHASGKWVTLESVGSNLLEEPGIAGFVINSRDVTERKEQEERLRLFERAIAASSNGIVISEYSQDNAVVYVNPSFEKMTGYSSAEATGQNCRFLQGRDRHQPALQELRNAIRNGQDCKVTLRNYRKDGTLFWNELSLSPVENERGAITHYIGVQTDISDRKRTEEELIHQAYYDPLTGLPNRAFLMERLREASVRKTLQGEQQLGVLFIDIDRFKRVNDSLGHAVGDMLLIAIAFRLERCLRPQDTIARLGGDHYVILLEDVQGIEQASDLAEKIHNQLKAPFTFEGHAVFITVTIGIALSSIEYEVSADLLRNADIAMYRAKRSGKARTSIFDQAMHDNAVQLLQLENDLRRELHEAESLNQTCFRLVYQPIVSLFDGKIVGFEALLRWYHPQQGFISPSEFIPLAEETGSIVPLGILVLREACRQLVEWQTQFPSLRQSVGLKMSVNLSGKQFLQPDLVEHVDRILQETGLNPAFLKLEITESVLIEDTQTANQTLWQLKERKIHLSLDDFGTGYSSLSHLAQFPIDTLKIDKSFVQRIGTEGKNLEIIQAIVTLAHGLGMDITAEGVETPEQLAELKSLGSEDGQGYFFSKPLSAEKASLLLRQSI